The sequence AGATTGGGCTGGACGACACCGGTGAAGTAGAAAAAATTATTACTCTGACGGAAAGTTTCCAGTTCTTTTTCCCAGGCTCCGGGGATCAAGGCGGCTTCATCATCCGCAAGCAGGCTGAGCAGCTTGTCCCTGCGCTGATTGTAGTAAACGGAATCCTGCGCCGAGGCTGGTATTGTCTGCAGCGCAATCGCCGCGAACAGGACTAACCCGATCGGGATTGATCTCATCTAAATCTCCCCCAGGCTTGGCGTGTCGGAGAAGTTGAAAATGATTTAAACACGCAATATAGCTTTCATCAGGTACCAAAACAAGTAACGGCAGGCCCATGCCGGTAAGAATGATAAGGTATTTGCGTTTTAACGTGGCGGGGCGTAATTTTGAACTGATAGCGCTGCAATACGACTGCAAACAAAATGCGCTGGCTTCGAGCCGGAGAGATGGATGCCGATCCAGGGCCTGGAAGCAAAATTCAAACAGATGGGCGAAGTTCTTGATGGTGTGAAAAATATCGTCGTCCTCTGCCACGACAACCCCGATCCCGACGCCCTGGCGAGCATGCTCGGGTTGCGCTACCTGTTCACCAGCCATTTCAGGATCAAAACGAGGCTGGCCTATGGAGGCGAAATCGGAAGGGCCGAAAACCAGGCCATGGTCCGGCTGCTCAAAATCCCGGTAGGAAATATCGAGGATCTCCGGCTGCGCAAGGGGACCAGGTTCGCCCTGGTGGACACTCAGCCGCAGTTCCAGAACAACTCTCTGCCCGAAGGGGCCAATGTCCTGGTCGTATTCGACCACCATCCGCCGCCCAAGAAAGTGATGAGTCCGTTTTACCACGTGATCAGGGACCTGGGAGCCACCAGCACGCTGATATACAATTATATCAGCCATGCCGGCCTGGAGCTGGACAACCGGCTGGCCACCGCTTTCACTTACGCGCTGATTTCGGAAACCCAGGACCTGGGCCGCGAGGCCAGCCAGGACGATATCATGGTCTACCAGGAACTGATACCCAAAACCAGCCTTCGCACGCTTTCCAACATCAGGTTTCCCCTGCTGCCCCACGATTATTTCCGTACGCTGAACCGGGCGCTGAACAATACGTTTTATTATAAAAATATCGTCGTAACGCGCCTGGGCAAAGTCGAGTCGGCCGACATGATCCACCAGATGGCCGACCTGCTGCTGCGTTTCGAGCGGCGGAGCTGGTCGCTGTGCATCGGCCGCACCGACGACTACGTGCTGCTGAGTCTGCGCAGCAGCAACGTGAGAGCCCGCTGCGGAAAAATGATCGCGCGCCTGGTGCGCGGTAAGGGCCACGCGGGCGGCCATGATATGGTCGCCGGCGGCAGGATCAGGATCAACAGTCCAAATGACAGCGAACTCCAGCGGATCGAGGAGTTGATTATCACCCGCCTGCTCAAATACATGGGCCATCCCGGAGACTCGAATATCATGGTTCCGCTGGTCGGGCTCGATGAGGAGGACGGGGGAAGACGCTTGAACCCGACGCCGCAAACTGGAGGTAAAGATGGATGAAAGTTTGCGTGACGTGCTGAAGTACCTGCAGTTCAAGGGACCCGGTCCCGAGGAGATCAGGCTGTTTGTTATCTCGGTGGTTGTTTATCTGGTATTGATCGCGGCCACGGTCCTGGTCCACGGCTACATCCACAGACGCCGCGAGCGGACTGCTCTGCTGCGGGCGGCTAAACAGCACGGACTCACCAGGGGCGAGCTGGCGCTGGTGACCAACATCACGGGGAAACGCTCCAAAGTAAATCCCAGGAAAGTCTTCCAGTCCATCCGCGAGTTCCACCGCCTGTTCGGCCCGCTGATGCATGAACTGGTGGCGTCGAGCGAAAACGATATGAACGCCAGGCGCAAACTCGACGGGATATTCGCACTGCGCAAAAAACTGTTCGGCGATATTTCCTACCATTTCGGCAGTCTGACCAGCACTATCCAGCTCAAGATCGGTCTCAAGGTTACCCTGCAGTTCGAGACCGGAGACACTTCCCACAGTTTCAGTTCCCTGGTTCTGGATGTAGACTCGGAGGCGATCACTGTCGCAAATCCGATCTATGAGGGAGACCACGTCCTGTTGGAACAAGGCCATCCGGTCAAAGTATCGTTCAACAGGCCGGAGGACGGCTACTACGAGTTTGAAACCCGGGCGCTAAGAGCGGTCAGCAAGGAGAGCAGGTATTTCCTCCTGCTGGCGCACGCCGACAAGATCCAGCGAATGCAGTCCAGGATGTATTTCAGGGTGCCGTCGCGGATAGAGGTGGAGATCAACCGCTTCGCCTGGGACGAGGACCCGCAGAACCGGTATCATGGCGGCAAGAGCGATTCCGGTGAGAAAATGAGCGGGCTGATTGTCAATCTGGGGGGAGGGGGCGTGCTGGTCCGCACAGCCGGGGACCTGCACCGCAACGACCTGGTCACGTTCAGCCTGCCGCTGACTGAGGAAACCACGCTCGATGACGTACTGGGCAAGGTTGTGGTCGTGGACAAGAAAGATAAAGAAAGCGATACGAGTGATGTCCACGTCCAGTTTCTCAACCTCAAGCAGGGCGACAAAGACACGATCATCAAAATAATCCAGCAGCGTAAGCTTACAGAGCCTGAATAACGAATCCGGGCGGGACAATAATCCGCCTGCCACAGGAGGGTAAGATGGATTCCTCAACGAAGCAGCGCGCCGTGGTTCTTGTCGATGGGGTCCACAAATCGGACAATTCAATCAACGGTATCCGCGCTCTGGCCGAGAGGCACGGTTTCGTGCCGGTCAGGCTGGTGTGGATCGGCGGCACGGAGAAGATGAAGGACCCGGAAACGTTCAGCGCCGATTTCCGCGAGGTATTCGGCACCGAGATGATTTTCGAGGGCGACCTGGAAAGCGGCAAGGCCGATCCGGTGGAAGGGCTGCACAAAGCGCTGGAGAAGCGCGATGTGGACCTGGTCGTGCAGTTGTCCGGCAGCCCGCAGGTCAACCGTCGCCTGATGAACCGGTTCGCCCAGGTTGCTGTCGGCTACGGGACGAGGTATATCGCGGGCGGGACAGTCTTCGCCGAAGATACCAGCCCGGCCAGGGTCTTCAAACCCAGCGTGGGTCTCTACGCCACGGACAAGCGGGTGGGCAAGACCGCGTTCGGCGTGTATGTCGCCGCACTGATGAGCGGTCTGCGGGGAATCGCCACACCCTGGAGCTCGATCACTATCACCCACTCCCGCGGCGGACCACCCAAACCGCCGGTCCTGTCGATCTTCAACAACCCTGATGACAACAAGCCGGCCTCGGAGATGGAGCTCGACGAGCTTTACGGCCGGCGGTTTTGCCCCGAAGTGCTGGAACGGCTGCTGGATTTCGGTCTTCACGGGGCCAGCGACGTCTACGAGGACGCGCTGATTCTGAGCGAATACCTGACCGCTTACGAACAGGAAAATCCGGGAGCCGAAACTCCCGCGATGCATGTTATCGGCTGCCGCCGGGCGGGTGCGGGATATTTCCACGAATTCGCGGTCAGCAACGTGGAGCAGGGCCTGGAAGCCGCTGAGACCGCCGGCGGGGACTTTATTCTCCACGAGGGCTCGGGCGGCGAACATCCCCCCGTGGCGGTTGACGGGACTATCACGCTGGTCCCCGCCGACTCCGACGAGGAACTGCTCGAGGATTTCCCCGGCATGGACACCACCGATCTGATTATCCTGGCCCACTGCCAGGACGAGACCGCCGGCAGCGAGAAGATCGCCTCCGTGGAAAGAGTACTGGCGGCCAGGGCGCGAAACGCCAAAATCCTGCGGACGTTGTTCGAGCCGGAAGTGATCGGCAGCAGCGGAGAAGTCCACGCGGCGCTGAGGGGCAGGCAGGCGGCGCTGTTCACCACCGCGCCGCAGATTGTCGAAAAGCGGTTGAGCGCGGCCCTTGAGCGCGATTACGCCGTGGAGGTGGTCAAAACCAGTTTCACCCTGGCGCGCCACCATGCGATGGTTGCCGAGATCGATGAGCTGATGAAATCAAGCTCACCGCCGGAGGTGTTCCTGATGGAGATCAAGGCGCGGGGTGTGGAGGGCGCCGGCTATATCCGCAAGAACTACGGCGTGCCGGTGCTGTATGTGAACAACGTGCCGCACCAGGTGGACAACTCAGGCGCCGTGCTGGCCGATAACTCGGGGCTGGATGCGGAGATTATCAATGCGCTGAACCGCTCGGTTGAGCGGTATAACAAGCGGGAGGGGGCGAATACCCCCATTTGCGAACTATAACGATAAAGGAATGCAGAGACACTGAATGCCTTGTGGACTGTAGGGGCGGACCCGTGTGTCTGCCCGTTTAAGTACAACTCGAGAAGTTGCTATGTACTCAATACATCAGGATTTTGAATCCCGCGGATAGTTCCAGAATACCGGTGTCTTTTTCCTCCAGGAACCGGTGATACCTTAGGGTCTCGTTATCGAGCCGGTAAAATTTCAAGACCTGATATCCAAGTTCCGGATTGCTTTTCCGGCCGGTAAAGACCCGGTAATAACTCACGCGGAAAAAGATTCCCGCAAAATCCTTGGGGAAATACTCCAGTCCGCCGCCGAACAAAAGGGCAAAATGGGAGATACGGGTTTTTTCCCGGTACGACCCGTAACTCACCTGGGAAGGATCATATATATTCACCGACTTAACAATATGTTCCATTGATACCTTGGTGCTGTAAATTCCGGCACCAAACTGCCCGAATGCATTGAATCCGGCTATCCGGGGCGTATGGAGAACCACTCCAGGAGTATACGCAACACTTTCCAGGTTGGAAGATGCTTCCACCGCTGCTGGTTCGAACGGGTTGTTACTTACATTTATCTCCGAGTATTGCTCCCACGCTTTCTCCCAAAGTTGTGCGCGGTATTGCGCTTGATAGTTCTGGTAATTTTCAGCATAGGCCGCCTGATTGAAAGAATAATTGTGGAAGGCCACGTGCACCGGAACGATGGCAAAGTAGTCATTCAGCCGGTATCCCAATTCGACCGCAATAGAACTGGAGGGATCGTAGAATTCATTCATTTCGAATGGACCGCTTGAGCTGGCATTGCCATAATGCATTGAAAAAAACAAATTTCCGGTTTCGGCTAAAAGCGCGAATGGCCGAAGAAATAAGGCTAGCGCGATTATCAGGTACAGAGAGCTTTTCATAAGCTCAACCTCCTGGTTTTGTGCCAGCTGCGGAACAGCCAGGGCGGGGGGGTATCCTGCTATTACGATATGATTGGGGGGTAATTAAATATATCAGCCGGCATCAAATAAATCAATCGATGATAGGTGTCAGAAAAAAAGGCGACCGTCTCGGTCGCCTTTTCATAACGGATTTTTGAGCTTAACTTACAGCCCCTCTTCCAGTTCTTTCTCGATCCGTGGAATTGTCCCGCTGAGGTTGAACTTCTCGAAATACTTGTCCATCGCGCGGATGATACCGTCGATCACCTCGTTTTCGGCATCGATACCCATCCCGGACAGGTTGGCGTACAGCTGTCTGCGGGCCTCAAGGACGCCGGGGTCGGTCCAGATATAGCGGCAGCCGGTGCGCACCAGCCACTCGCGGCGCTCGGGAGCAAGTTCGCTGAAATCTTTCCCGCGCTCAGCGGCCTGGCGCCATTTCTCCCACCGTCCGCTGGCAACCACCGCGTTCTCCAGCGCTTCCATCAGCCCGCTCTCACTGCCGAGTTTGCCCTGCCCGACAAACTCGCTCTCGCTCATCGCCAGTTTTTTCAGGCTGAAATATTCAGCCTCGGTAAACTCCGGACCCACGTTGGCCCCGCCCATCTCGCTCTCGGGGTAGGCTTCCGGGTTTTCGACACCGTCGGTGTAGTGCCCCTTGATAAACGAGCCGTACTCGGCCGCGTTTTTCACCAGTGTCTCGGCCACGACGGGGTCGAACAGGGTGGTGTGCAGGTCGGTGCCGACCTTGCCGACCACGAAGCACGGCCAGACATCCTCGAGCCCCTGCACCTTCAGGCCCTCGCGCAGGCCGTTGAGGAATTTGCGGAACGTGCTGATATCCGCCAGCCCGCCGTGAACCTCCTCGGTGCCGACCTCGTAGCTGATCCTGGGCAGTCCCTTGCCGCGGCGGTGGCGCTCGGCGTGCTCGATCAACTCCACTGTCCGCTCGACAACGGTCTTGATCGCGATCGCCTGGCCTTTGTCGAGCGTACGGTCGACAGTGGGGTCGATATGCAGCAGGTCGTAACCCGCATCGATACAGGCCGCCAGAGAGTCCTTGACTCCCTGCATCGCCTGCTCCAGCGGCCAGTTCTCGATTGTCTGCTTGTCCTTGAGCCAGGGGCCGCCGTGGTCGAGCGCCACGATCACCGGCCCCTCGAACCCGGAGCTGTCGACCTCGTCGCGCACCAGGTCCATGAACTCCTGCTGGGTCCAGCGCGTGTAGCCGCCGTCCAGGTCAACCTGGTTCAGCGTAGCCGCGTACTTGATCGGCGCGTTGTGTTTCCTGGCCGCGCGGATCGAGGCCCGGGCCACCGCCTCGCTGTTGGGGCAGGCGGCGAACAGGGTCACGGGGTCTTCTTCGCGTTCAACGAACCCTTTTTTAAGAGCCTTGAGGATACAATCTGTCAATGGTTCGCCGGCCTGCTCGGCCAACTGCCTGATCCGGCTGTGGTCGGCTGTTAATCTTCCCATCTTCACTCCCGGATAGCTGATGTGCAATTACGAATCGATCTCGGTTATTTCAGAGCTGATAGCTGCTTTCCGTTATGCACGAAAATACACCATTTTACTATTTTTCTCAATATTTCGGCCTCGTGAACAGATATCCTGAATTGCCAGGGAACCTTAAACTGGATAAAGAGTAGTTGGCAGGGCGGGCCGTGCGGATTATCTTAAATTCGTGAGCAGGGAGTCAGTCGCCGGGCACTGGCCGTCCGGTCCGGGCGCTCCAGTGCTCTGGCATTTAAATTGCTTCATGTTTTCCTGCGTATCAAGTCATTCAATCAGGCATGGATATTAATTTGATCTTGACGAGAAAACTGTTTCGACCGGCGCTGGAGTGGGTGGAGAACAGCCTGGGTGTCCCCGTATTCCCGCGGGACCGGATCCTGAGTGCGGTATCGGGCGACGGGGTCCATTGGGAGCGCCGGCCGGGGATCGTTATCGACGTGAAAGGGGAGCACGGCAGCGAGATGGTTTACTGGCCCCACGTTGTCGACTTTGGAAATTACAGACGGATGTATTTCGTGGGCTCGCACCTGGTAAATGGCCACTGGCGGGAGCGGATTTTAAGCGCCCGGGCAGAATCGGGCGATAACTGGGAAATCGAGCCGGGGGAACGAGTCAGCCCCGGGGGGGAGTTTGACAGCCATTTTGCAAGCTCGCCTAGAGTAGTTGGCATATCAGGTGGATATCGCAT is a genomic window of Candidatus Glassbacteria bacterium containing:
- a CDS encoding flagellar brake protein, which codes for MDESLRDVLKYLQFKGPGPEEIRLFVISVVVYLVLIAATVLVHGYIHRRRERTALLRAAKQHGLTRGELALVTNITGKRSKVNPRKVFQSIREFHRLFGPLMHELVASSENDMNARRKLDGIFALRKKLFGDISYHFGSLTSTIQLKIGLKVTLQFETGDTSHSFSSLVLDVDSEAITVANPIYEGDHVLLEQGHPVKVSFNRPEDGYYEFETRALRAVSKESRYFLLLAHADKIQRMQSRMYFRVPSRIEVEINRFAWDEDPQNRYHGGKSDSGEKMSGLIVNLGGGGVLVRTAGDLHRNDLVTFSLPLTEETTLDDVLGKVVVVDKKDKESDTSDVHVQFLNLKQGDKDTIIKIIQQRKLTEPE
- a CDS encoding class II D-tagatose-bisphosphate aldolase, non-catalytic subunit encodes the protein MGRLTADHSRIRQLAEQAGEPLTDCILKALKKGFVEREEDPVTLFAACPNSEAVARASIRAARKHNAPIKYAATLNQVDLDGGYTRWTQQEFMDLVRDEVDSSGFEGPVIVALDHGGPWLKDKQTIENWPLEQAMQGVKDSLAACIDAGYDLLHIDPTVDRTLDKGQAIAIKTVVERTVELIEHAERHRRGKGLPRISYEVGTEEVHGGLADISTFRKFLNGLREGLKVQGLEDVWPCFVVGKVGTDLHTTLFDPVVAETLVKNAAEYGSFIKGHYTDGVENPEAYPESEMGGANVGPEFTEAEYFSLKKLAMSESEFVGQGKLGSESGLMEALENAVVASGRWEKWRQAAERGKDFSELAPERREWLVRTGCRYIWTDPGVLEARRQLYANLSGMGIDAENEVIDGIIRAMDKYFEKFNLSGTIPRIEKELEEGL